The Patescibacteria group bacterium DNA window GTAGCGGTCTCTTCTCAACACAAGTGAGCACTCCAAATCTTTCTATCACCGGCATTACCAACGGCGGAGCACAATGTTTGCAAATCAATGCACAAGGTTTGGTTTCTGGTACTGGTGGAGTCTGTGGAGGTGGGGGAAGCGGATCGGTTCCTGCGGGATCAGACGGAGCATTGCAGTTTAATAGTGGGGGAGTTTTCGGAGGAGGACATCTATTCTGGAACGACACAACAAATAATTTGACTACCGATTCAGGAGACTTCTTGCTGAATCCAACTGGAAATATTGGTATTGGTACTACGACAACAAATTCTACGTTCAAAGTGACTCTGCAAGGTTCACAAAATATTGTGGACGGTACGCTGTATCTACACTCTGGAGCGATACCAGGCGATAGTGCTACCGTCTCAGGGAGTGTTACATCAGCAGTGAGAGGTTTGCAACTGACTGGAGGAGGAGCTTTTGGTAGCAGTACCATAACCGCTTGGCACAATAGCGGTGGCGCGTTAGAAATCAATGGTAAGAGTACCGGTGTAGGAGCAACCACAGCTCAAATAACCCTAATGCCGTCAACAAGTAGCTTTACTCCTTATCTATCTTTTAGCACAGGCGGTACTGCTTTTTCACTAACCGAAAGAATGAAAATTACTTCTACTGGCCGAATTGGTATTGGTACCAGCACTCCCGGCTCTTTCTTCTCAATCCTGGATATCGCCAACTTCGCTACTTCTACCGGCGTTACTTTCTATAGAGGTCTCACCACTCCCAACTTCATTGCAACCTCCTCTCTTGCTTCTGTCTTCCCATTCGCTTCCACTACCGCCATCACCTCAAGTGGTTCAGCATACTTTGCAACTCTCGGTGGTGCTGTCGGAATCGGCACAACTTCTCCTTCCTCGCTATTGTCTCTCACTCAACCCACCAACACCGAAGCCGGCGGCCTCTGGATCGCAGGCACCGACGGCGACTACCGCTCTATATATATATCTGACACCACAGGCGTTCTCTCCTTCGGAGGGGGAGACGCCGCCGGAGTCTACAACACCGCTACCCTCAATGACGCAGGAGCTTGGACTAATGCATCCGATAGAAAATACAAGGAAAACATTGCCGACTTAAACACCAAGTACACCCTCGATACCTTGATGAGCATCCAACCTCGCTTCTACACCATGAAAGGCACTGGAAAACCTCAGATTGGATTCATTGCTCAAGAACTTAAACTCGTTTTGCCTGAAGTCGTCGAAGGAGTAGATGGCTCCATGGGAATCTCCTACGGAAACATGGTGGCACTGCTGGTAGAAGCCGTACAAGAATTAGCAAAAAAAGTCACGGGGTTTGCAAGTGAATTTACGACGAAGAAACTTTGTGTGGATGACGTTTGTGTGACTCGCGACCAATTCAAAAAAATGATTGAAAATTCGGGAGCTACTTCAACAGGTTCAAGTGGTTCTGGAAGTGAGAGTGCCGCGCCCGCTGCGGGCGCGGCCTCCTCGACTCCTTCTACTGACATTACTCCACCAGTTATCACCTTGACCGGCGACAATCCAGCCACCATTTCTCTCGGTTCCTCATACATTGACCTTGGTGCAACTGTTACTGACAACGTTTCCCAAAACATCACAGCTGACCTTTTTGAAAATACTGTTGATACCACAACCGCGGGAACGTATTATGTAATTTATACGGCACATGATGCCGCGATGAACATTGCCACTTCGACGCGAAGTGTAGTTGTCAGTAATCCTGTTGTAACTCCCACCGCAACATCGACTGATCCCGTAGCAACCACCACGCCGACGGAATAATTTCGAGGATTAGTATTTTCGCGAAATCTGGGGACTAGTGCGCATAGTTGTTTTTTGGGTTTGGTATTATAATAGTGAGATATAGGTTCTTGATACAATTTCACCCTTCTATATTTATATTAAAAATGGAAACAAGATTTCAAACTTCGTTCATTCCCAAAAAAACTGTTCCTCAAAGAGTGGGGAATGGTAGACCTGAGTCAGTCAGTGTCGTGATGGTAGTTTCAGTGGTTATTTTTTTGCTAACGGCCGCGAGTGCGGGCGGAGTATTTGCCTACAAAAAAATTTTGATAGAAAGAATTAATAGCAAAAACAAGCAATTTGTGGACGCTAAAAATTCTTTCCAGCCTGGTTTTATCGAGGAATTAAATCGTCTTAATAAACGCATTGATTCTGCCAACACTATTTTGGCGAAGCATACTGCGGTATCTCCCATCTTTGATTTTTTAGCTGATACCACGTTGGCCACAGTGAAGTTCAGCAAATTTTCCTACGGCCTCGATGATCTCGGGGACGTGTCGTTGTCTATGACGGGCTTGGCCAAAAACTTTGACGCGGTAGCTCTTCAGTCCGATCTTTTTGGTAAGGAGCCGCGAATCAAAAACCCCGTTTTTTCTGATGTGAACCCAGATCAAAAGGGTAATATCGCTTTTAAATTCAGCGCGTCCCTTGATCCCAATTTTATTTCTTATAAAAGTAATTTGTCAGCGTTGACCCCAACTGAGGTTACTGCGGCGCCACCGGCTGAAGTTGCCAATTAATTATATGAGTATCCTTGTTCCAATCATTTTAATAGTTTCATCCATCGGAATATTTTTCGGTTACATTAATCCGGCCTATACAGCGGTGACGGGCAGTTCTGATCTGACAGAAAAAAGCGTTAAGGAGTTGCAGTCGGTTGAACAAGATTATGTGGATGCTTTGAATAAAACCGCACAAATTGAAACCGTCAGGGAAGGTTTGCTCACCAAATTTAACACGCTCTCCCTTGAGAACCGAGAAAAAATTTTTAAATTATTGCCAGACCACATTGATTCGGTTCGCTTGATTATTGATACGAACAACATCGCTTCACGATACGGTATGTCGCTTTCTGATATTAAACTTTTTGCCAATAGTATTGTTGATAAAAATAATCCAGCAGGAGCCACAGGCTCGGCGCAAAATCCTAATGCCAACACCGCCAATGCTCCTCAGCAAATAGGGCCAGATAGTAGTTTGTATGATTCGGTAAAATTAGGTTTTAGCATGTCGGGGCCGTATGAAAATTTCTTACTGTTTTTGTCGGATGTTCAAAAAAGTTTGCGTATCGTTGATATTACTTCGATTGCTTTTGAAAATTCTGATACTTCTGCGCCGCCAGCTGGTTCTAAAGTTGTGCAAACTTCCGGTCCTGAAATTTATAAGTATTCAATTAATTTAAGAACTTATTTTCTAAAATAATTAGATGGAAACCTACCAACAACATAAAAAGCTTTTCCTGTTCGGAGGGATTTTCCTCGTTCTGGTTATTTTATACTGGTTGTTTTTTTCTGGTGGGGGAGATACAGCGCCGAATGTTCCCACGAGTCCTACTGGCGGGTTGGTCACAGAGGTTGCCGAAAGTTCTTCCGATCAAATTGTAGGGCGCGAACTTCTTAATTTGCTTGCCGAAATTCAAACCATCTCTTTGGACTTTTCCATTTTCGAAAATCCCGTGTTTTCGAGTTTGCAAGATTGGAGTAAGCCAATCGAGCCACAGCCGTTAGGTCAAACCCTTGGTCGGAAAAATCCTTTTTCTGATTTCAGTAGCGATGCCAGTGTGGCTGGCGCGCGAGCGGCGCAACAAGTTGCGCCGGCGAATGCTCCCACTCAGTAGAAGCGCGTGGGGAAAATAATATAAATTTACATGAGCGTTTTAGACATACTCGTTGAAAAAAAACTAATCGCTGCCTCGGACATTCCGCAAATCAAACAAGAAGTTGATAGGGCTGGAGGCAACCTTGACTCAGTGCTCGAAAAGCGCGGTATATCTCCTGCTGAAATATTGGCAAGTAAGGCAGATTACCTCGGCATTCCTTTTATGAGTCTTGATGGCGTGACCGTACCTTTCGATATTTTGAAATACGTTCCAGAAGAATCGGCGGCCTACTATAAATTTGTGCCGATTAGTTTAAAAGAGGGCGTGCTTGATGTTGGTATTGTTGATCCTGACAATATCGAAGCGCGTGACGCTCTGAATTTCATTTCTACGAAAATTGATTTGCCTTTCAAGCTTTTTATTATTTCTCAGAAAGATTTTCAACGAGTGGTTGAGTCATATAAAGGATTATCCGGTGAAGTGACGCAGGCGCTTTCTGAACTCGAAACAGAACTGACTACCGACGACGCCTTGGAGCTCGGTGAAGACAAAGGTGACGGTGAAACTCGTATTATTGAAGATGCGCCGGTTACTAAAATTGTGGCTACGATTTTGCACTACGCCACCGAAGGCGACGCGTCGGATATTCACATTGAAAATGTAGGGGATAAGGTGCGCGTTCGCTTTCGAGTGGATGGAGTTTTAAATACCAGCCTCTTGCTTCCGATCAAGGTCTATTCGGCCGTGATCGCCCGTATCAAAATACTTTCCAACATGCGTCTCGATGAAAAACGTAAACCACAAGACGGTCGTTTTTCCGCAAAAATCGAAGGCCGTAAAGTCGACTTTCGTGTTTCTTCTTTGCCTGCGTATTATGGAGAAAAAATTGTAATGCGAATTCTCGATGCTGAAAAGGGAGTCAGCCCTATTGATAAAATGGGTCTTTCCCCGAGAAATTTGAAATTGCTTCGAGATGCGATCAACAAACCGTACGGCATGATTTTGATTTCAGGTCCGACCGGTTCTGGTAAATCAAGTACGCTCTACTCGATGCTAAACGAGGTGGATCGCGAGAAAAAAAATGTGATTTCGCTCGAAGATCCAGTTGAATACAATATTGCTGGCATGAACCAATCTCAAGTGCGTCCGGAAATCGGATACACCTTTGCCAACGGGTTGCGTTCGATTTTGCGACAGGACCCCGACATTATCATGGTGGGAGAAATCCGCGATAAAGAAACGGCACTTCTCGCTGTGCAAGCGGCGCTCACGGGACATTTGGTGCTTTCCACTATTCACACTAACAATGCTGCTGGAGTAATTCCACGTTTGATTGACATGGGAGTTGATCCGTACTTGATTGCGCCGACCTTGATTCTCGCTATTGCTCAGCGATTGGTCAGTCTCATTTGTCCGGGATCAGGTAAAGAGGTTCCCATTTCAGGCAGTTTGAAAATGATGATGGATAAAGGATTTGAAGATTTACCTGCTGAGTTTAAGAAAGAGGTACCGACGAGCACTACGGTTTCTGAGTTGTGCCCAACACCCGAATGTCCAAAAGGCACGCGCGGTAGAGTGGCGGTATTTGAAATATTGCAGATGAGCGCTGCGCTTGAACAGGTGATTTTACACAATCCGACAGAACCCGAATTATTTAAAGTTGGGCGAAAGCAGGGGATGTTTACGTTGAAAGAAGACGCGTTAATTAAGGCGTTACGGCAGGAAATTCCAATGGAAGAAGTTAATAAGTTGTAATTTCAATACGAAAATACGAAAAAGGTTACGAATATACGAACTTATACAAAAACTTTTTTGCAGTCACTACGGTTTTCGTACAATTTCGTATTTTCGTTAGTCCGCATTTCGTATCGAAGGACAGGTGGAGCATTTTCGTCTATACTATAAATTTGATATACTTATAAACATGCCCGAGGATAAAAAACAAAAAGTTTTGATTATTGACGACGATGAGTTTCTTTTGAATATGTACTCGATGAAATTTAAAAAGTCGGGTTTTGAAATTGATACCGCGAAGAGCGGTAGTAGTGCGCTCAGTAAGATAAAAGAGGGTTCCAACCCTGATATTGTATTGCTTGATTTGGTAATGCCTGACATGGATGGGCTAGAACTTTTAGGGACGTTGCGTAAGGAAAAATTGCTACCGAACGCTTCGGTTATTATTTTGAGTAATCAGAATCAACAGACAGATGTCGACCGAGCGAAAAGTCTCGGTGTTGCTGGGTACATCGTTAAGGCCAGCTCTATTCCATCGGAAGTAGTGAGCGAAGTGGAACGAATTATTGCAACACCGGGCGCGAGCGTGAAAAAATAATGTAAACCAATGTCAATTGATTACAACAAAGAATTGGAGGAGCTCATTGAGTACGTCATTAAAGAAGGCGGGTCTGATTTGCATATTTCTGTAGGACGTCCACCGACTATTAGAGTGGCCGGCTCTTTAATTCCACTTGTCAAAAAGCCGAAACTGACAGAGGCCGACACCATGAGTCTTATTGAGATACTTTTAACTCCTGATAAGAGAGAACGTTTTTTGAGGGAGCATGAAGTGGATTTTTCCTATAGCTACAAAAATCGCGTCAGGTTTCGAGGTAACGGTTTTTTCCAACAAGAAAAAGTTTCGATTGCTCTGCGATTAATTCCCAAGGATATCAAAAATTTCGCTGACCTTTCTTTACCACCAATTTTGGAAACCTTTGCCCAGAGGCACCAGGGATTTTTCTTGGTTGTCGGCCCGATCGGCCAAGGAAAAACGACAACTCTCGCTTCAATGATCGAGTACATCAATACCACTCGAGCAGAACATATTATGACTATCGAAGATCCGATAGAGTATGTCTACGAAGAAAAAATGTCGATCATTGACCAGCGCGAGGTGGGCATTGATACCAAAGATTTTGCCAAGGCGCTCAGTAGTGTGTTTCGCGAAGATATAAATGTGGTGATGATTGGAGAAATGCGCGATCCGGAAACTATTTCGACCGCGGTTACCGCCGCTGAGACCGGACACTTAGTGCTTTCCACCTTGCATACCAATAACGCTTCGCAAACCATTGACCGTATTATTGACTCTTTTCCTTCTGGCCAGCAAGAGCAAATTAGAATTCAACTCGCAGGAAGTTTGACTGGAATATTTTCCCAGCGATTGATCCCTCGAATTTCTGGGGGTTTAATTCCAGCCTACGAACTTTTGATTAACAACAACGCCGTGGCCAACTTGATTCGCGAAAAACGTACTCACGAAATCGATACAATTATTGAAACGGGATTACAGCTTGGCATGATCGATATGAATCGCACCTTGGCAGATCTCGTTCGGGCAGGGGAGATTAGCAGTGAGAACGCTTTGTTGTATTCAGTAAATCCGAAGTCGTTGGAGCACCTTATGTAACGATACGAAAATACGAAATGAAAACGAAAATACGAAATCATACAAAAACTTTTCCGGTGCCATTACGGTTTTCGTTTATAATTTTGCTCACACGTTTAATAAATGCGTCAGTTTTCGTATAGTTTCGTATTTTCGTATAATAATTTCGTATCATGTTATTTAATTACCAAGCACTCGACAATCAAAGCCAGACAGTCAAAGGTTCAATTGATGCTATTTCAATTGATGTAGCGATCAGTTCTCTTCAGCATAGAGGATTTATTATTTCCTCGATTGCTCCTGCATCGGGCGGCACTGGTTTGAACATGCAGATTAACTGGTTCAATCGTATCAAGACAAAAGATATTGTGCTTCTCTCAAGGCAACTTGCCACGCTTTTTCAAGCCCAGGTTTCTGCGTTAAGAATTTTCCGGTTGATTTCGGCTGAGGCTGAAAATCCAACCCTTCAGTCTAAGCTTTTAGAAATTGCCGACGACTTGCAAGGCGGCAATTCTATTTCTAAATCGCTTTCAAAACACCCAGATGTTTTTTCTGATTTTTATGTCAACATGGTTCGTTCCGGTGAAGAGGCGGGGAAGCTCGATCAAACGTTCGAATATCTTGCTGACTATCTTGAACGCTCGTATGAAATTCTTTCCAAGGCTCGTGGCGCCTTGATATACCCGGCGTTCGTAGTTGTGGTGTTTATTTCCGTGATGGTCTTGATGCTCGTTCTTGTGATACCAAACTTAAGCGCCACCTTAATTGAGTCTGGACAGGAAATACCTGTGTACACGAAAGGTGTTATTGCTGTCAGCAATCTTTTTGTCCATTACGGTATTATTCTTTTAATTGTTGTAGTTGGGGGAGGCGTCGGTATTTGGAGGTGGGGGAAGACAAAAACTGGAGCTTTAGCCATTGACACTTTTAAATTAAAAGTTCCATACCTCGGCACTCTCTATAGCAAAATTTATTTAGCTCGTATTTCAGATAACCTAAACACATTGTTGCAGTCTGCTATACCAATTGTTAAAACCTTGGAAATTACATCCTCTGTTATCGACAACGTAGTATATAAGGCGATTTTGAGTGACACGATTGAAGGGGTCAAGGCGGGGAACTCAATTTCAGATTCCATGGGACGACACCCAGAAATTCCAGGTATCATGATCCAGATGATGAAGGTGGGAGAAGAAACCGGTGAGCTCGGATCAATTCTCAAAACCTTATCTCGCTTTTATGCCCGTGAAGTTTCTAATGCAGTCGATGCACTTGTTAGTCTCATTGAGCCAGCCATGGTGGTAGGTCTTGGATTGGGCGTCGGATTCCTCTTTGCTGCCATCCTTATCCCGATTTACAACATCTCGGCGGCGCAATAAACACATAGCATGTAACACGTAACATGGAGCATGGAACAGAAGAGTCAAATACGGAGAAAACATTCCACCAGAAGCTCCAGTTAAAAATTGATGAGTATGTCCACGGGGTGTATGCACTTAGTAAAAAATTCCCAAAGGAGGAAGCGTATGGCATAACCTCTCAGCTAAGGCGAGCAAGTCTTTCTGTCCCGCTTAATTACATTGAGGGGTATGCGCGACAGAGGGATAAGGTCTACAAAAATTTTCTTGAAATTTCCTACGGTTCCCTGAAAGAATCCTTATATCTGATTAAGTTTTCTTATGACGAAAATCTAATTTCTAAAGAACAATATGAAAAATATATTAGTCTAGGAGATGAAATAGGCGCAATGATATGGTCAATTTTGCGCAAAATCTAGTCTTCTGGCCTCTTTATCCCCCCTTGTTGCATGCTACGTGCTCCATGTTCCATGATTCAGCCCGTTATCCACACCCCTTTTCAAACTTGAAACGAAAGGAGTATAATAGACCCATAGTAAATAACAGCCACTCTGAATGTATTAAGGAGAGGGCGGTCGAGCGGTTTAAAAAAATTATTAATTATTAAAATTTTTTAACATAATGAAAAATTCAAAAGGTTTTACCCTTATCGAACTTTTGGTAGTTATCGCAATTATCGGTATCTTGTCTTCTGTTGTTTTGGTTAGCCTTAACAGTGCTCGCCAGAGAGCTAAGGATGCCGCCTTCAAAGCTGAGGCCACTGGAATAGTTCCAGGACTTGTAAGCATCTGTGATCAGGCCAACGTTGTTGTCGGTGATTTGGGTAGTCCTTCTACTTACTCGGCAGCTGCTGCTTTTGGAACAATTGTTCAGAGCTGTGGATCTTCTGGAACAGGAGTTTGGACTATGACAGTGACTGCAACCAACGGCGCCGTTTCTACTGCTGATGTTGCTGCATGTTCACAAAGTGGTTGTACATTCAGTTAGATCTTTTTCTCAAGCTAGTTTAAAAAAACAAAGCCCTTTGCCGGGCTTTGTTTTTTTAAAGCGAACGAAAAATGTTACTATGGGGAGAGGCCTTTTTGATATAACATTTACGCCTTTTGCACTGGGGATTGGCGGAGCTTGTACTTCAGCTACTATGACGCAAGGATATGTTACATATGTGGGGTGTTAACAAGTCATTAAATTAAAATTGTTACCCAATGACCCTTTCCGCTCCGTGTCGAATGTGTGGATAAGTAGATTTCACTTTTAGTGTACAATAGAGCAATTAAGAACTAATTTATTTTTTATGCAGTTACGCCAAAAAGGTTTTACTTTAATTGAGCTTCTCGTGGTTATCGCAATTATCGGTATTCTGTCTAGTGTTGTTTTAGTAAGTCTTAATAGCGCTCGCCAAAGGAGTAAAGATGCTGCATTTAAGGCAGAAGCTCGTGGTGTGGTGGCTGGAATAAATAGTATATGTAATGAGGTTTCAGTAGTGGTTGCTGATCTCAAAACGCCATCAACTTACAGTGCCGCTGCCGCTTTTGGAACCATGGTGCAGAATTGCGGTTCTTCAGGAACAGGTGTGTGGACTATGACTATAACGGCAACCAACGGGGCAGTTTCTACGGCTAATGTTGCTGCATGCTCCCAGGGTGGTTGTACTTTCAGTTAATTCTTTAAGTATCAAAGAATACTATTGTGTGAGAGGCAGGAATCTGTCTAGGGTGGTTGTTTATATTTTCTTAACTATTTATTTATGAATGATCAGACAAAAATCAAAAGCTACGGATTTACTCTCATCGAACTTTTGGTTGTGATTGCTATTGTGGGTATCTTATCTTCCGTGGTATTGATGAATTTAAATGGTGCTCGCGCAAGGTCTCGAGATGTGAAGCGTATTGCCGATGTCAAAAGCTTACAACTCGCGTTGGAATTGTATTTTGATAACAATCGTAGCTACCCCGCAACACTTTCAGTTTTGACTGCGGCGCCAACTTACATTTCCCCAGTTCCGACTCCTCCCGAAGGTGGTAGTTATGTGTATAGGCCGATTACTATCGGAGGTACTTGTAATAGCTATCATTTGGGTGCGGTTTTGGAACAAAGTACTAGTGCTGAATTACTAACTGATGCAGACCCTCCTACGGGAAGTGTTTGCAGTGGAGCTGCGGATTTCAGTGGTGTAAGTACTGACTGTGGGACTGGTTCTGGAGCGGAGAGATGTTTCGATGTTGCGCCATAAATTAAAATAGCCAATTTTGTTGAGAAAACGCCGGCTGGGCTTTGCCCAGCCGGCGTTTTCGTTTAGCGGAAAAGTTACTCACGGAGTATAATAGAGGAGTGGGTCCCGTAGTAGAAAATGGCGTTGCTGTTTGCTACAACAAGTTTTTAAAGTAACGCTAGATTGTAATTTACAAAACTTAATTTAATTTAAATTTGGTACAAGTTGCTTCACAGCAAACGACGCCATTTTTCACTACCGGATGGAAATTCTAACAACATTCCTCTTTTTTATTTTCGGCACCATTGTCGGAAGTTTTTTAAATGTTGTCATTCTCCGCTTTAACACTGGTGGGACGCTCGGAGGGAGATCCCATTGTTTTACGTGTGGCAAAGACATCGCGTGGTACGACCTCGTGCCGTTGTGGAGTTTTTTATTTTTAGGCGGCACATGTCGTTTTTGCAAAAGTAAAATTTCATTTCAGTATCCCTTAGTTGAATTTCTAGCTGGTTTAATTTTTGCCATATCTTTCTGCCAATTTTCTCCTCAAGTTTCCTTGCTCGGCCTCTACCATACTACCGACTATCTACTATTCTCTATCTCTCTCATCATCTACTCTCTCTTGATTGTTATTGCCGTATATGATTTCCGTCACCAAATTATTCCCGACCTGTTAGTTTTTTTGTTCGCGATTTTTGCCTTGCTCAAATTATTTTTAATGAACGATGTGTCTGCGTTGTTTATGTTTCCCGGACTACTCAATCTTTTAGCCGGACCACTGTTAGCCTTGCCGCTATTTCTCCTGTGGTTAGTTTCTCGTGGCAGATGGATTGGGCTTGGCGATGCCAAACTGATGCTCGGCGTTGGTTGGTTTTTAGGTTTCACTCTTGGCGCCTCGGCAATGATTATCGGTTTTTGGATAGGAGCTCTTGTTTCTGTCTTACTTCTCGGTCTCGGGAAACTTATGAAAGCCAGTTTCGGGCAATTTCTGGGTTTGAGTTTCAGCCTGAAAAATCTTACAATTAAGAGCGAAGTTCCTCTGGCGCCGTTTCTCATCCTCGGATTCTTTATAGCGGCCTTTTTCAAAATTGATGTTTTGGGATTGAGTTCAATGTTTTCTATATGAATTAAGAATTATGAATTATGAATTAAGAAAACAAAAAGATAAGTCGCGGAAGTGCTTTCCCAGGTTTTTCCATAATTCCTACTTCCTGATTCCTAATTCGCCTAAAAAGGGTTTTTCCCTGATTGAGCTTATGGTCTCAATTGCCATTTTTACGCTTTTGACAAGCATTGTGATGGTAAGCCAGCAGAAATTTGGTGGTCAGATTTTGATTACCAATCTCGCGTATGATATCGCGCTCGGTATTCGCGAAGCTCAGGTGTATGGTATCAGTGTTAAAACTACGACAGGTGGGAAGTTTGATAAAAGTTACGGTATTCATTTTAAAGATCCTAATTATTATGTTTTGTTTGTGGATAGTAGCCCGGCGAATGGAAAATATGATGGGCCAGATAGTGGCAGTGCCTGTATGGCAGGCGGGGAGTGTCTTAGTTTTTTTAGAATAGAAAAAGGGAATGCGATTACTCGACTATGTGCCGATAACGAATGTACTGACTCTGGGGCTGGCAATCAAATTTCTGGA harbors:
- a CDS encoding type II secretion system protein, which produces MKNSKGFTLIELLVVIAIIGILSSVVLVSLNSARQRAKDAAFKAEATGIVPGLVSICDQANVVVGDLGSPSTYSAAAAFGTIVQSCGSSGTGVWTMTVTATNGAVSTADVAACSQSGCTFS
- a CDS encoding response regulator, with product MPEDKKQKVLIIDDDEFLLNMYSMKFKKSGFEIDTAKSGSSALSKIKEGSNPDIVLLDLVMPDMDGLELLGTLRKEKLLPNASVIILSNQNQQTDVDRAKSLGVAGYIVKASSIPSEVVSEVERIIATPGASVKK
- a CDS encoding type II secretion system protein, with translation MQLRQKGFTLIELLVVIAIIGILSSVVLVSLNSARQRSKDAAFKAEARGVVAGINSICNEVSVVVADLKTPSTYSAAAAFGTMVQNCGSSGTGVWTMTITATNGAVSTANVAACSQGGCTFS
- a CDS encoding type IV pilus twitching motility protein PilT, which gives rise to MSIDYNKELEELIEYVIKEGGSDLHISVGRPPTIRVAGSLIPLVKKPKLTEADTMSLIEILLTPDKRERFLREHEVDFSYSYKNRVRFRGNGFFQQEKVSIALRLIPKDIKNFADLSLPPILETFAQRHQGFFLVVGPIGQGKTTTLASMIEYINTTRAEHIMTIEDPIEYVYEEKMSIIDQREVGIDTKDFAKALSSVFREDINVVMIGEMRDPETISTAVTAAETGHLVLSTLHTNNASQTIDRIIDSFPSGQQEQIRIQLAGSLTGIFSQRLIPRISGGLIPAYELLINNNAVANLIREKRTHEIDTIIETGLQLGMIDMNRTLADLVRAGEISSENALLYSVNPKSLEHLM
- a CDS encoding prepilin peptidase, with amino-acid sequence MEILTTFLFFIFGTIVGSFLNVVILRFNTGGTLGGRSHCFTCGKDIAWYDLVPLWSFLFLGGTCRFCKSKISFQYPLVEFLAGLIFAISFCQFSPQVSLLGLYHTTDYLLFSISLIIYSLLIVIAVYDFRHQIIPDLLVFLFAIFALLKLFLMNDVSALFMFPGLLNLLAGPLLALPLFLLWLVSRGRWIGLGDAKLMLGVGWFLGFTLGASAMIIGFWIGALVSVLLLGLGKLMKASFGQFLGLSFSLKNLTIKSEVPLAPFLILGFFIAAFFKIDVLGLSSMFSI
- a CDS encoding four helix bundle protein, which produces MEHGTEESNTEKTFHQKLQLKIDEYVHGVYALSKKFPKEEAYGITSQLRRASLSVPLNYIEGYARQRDKVYKNFLEISYGSLKESLYLIKFSYDENLISKEQYEKYISLGDEIGAMIWSILRKI
- a CDS encoding prepilin-type N-terminal cleavage/methylation domain-containing protein gives rise to the protein MNDQTKIKSYGFTLIELLVVIAIVGILSSVVLMNLNGARARSRDVKRIADVKSLQLALELYFDNNRSYPATLSVLTAAPTYISPVPTPPEGGSYVYRPITIGGTCNSYHLGAVLEQSTSAELLTDADPPTGSVCSGAADFSGVSTDCGTGSGAERCFDVAP
- a CDS encoding GspE/PulE family protein yields the protein MSVLDILVEKKLIAASDIPQIKQEVDRAGGNLDSVLEKRGISPAEILASKADYLGIPFMSLDGVTVPFDILKYVPEESAAYYKFVPISLKEGVLDVGIVDPDNIEARDALNFISTKIDLPFKLFIISQKDFQRVVESYKGLSGEVTQALSELETELTTDDALELGEDKGDGETRIIEDAPVTKIVATILHYATEGDASDIHIENVGDKVRVRFRVDGVLNTSLLLPIKVYSAVIARIKILSNMRLDEKRKPQDGRFSAKIEGRKVDFRVSSLPAYYGEKIVMRILDAEKGVSPIDKMGLSPRNLKLLRDAINKPYGMILISGPTGSGKSSTLYSMLNEVDREKKNVISLEDPVEYNIAGMNQSQVRPEIGYTFANGLRSILRQDPDIIMVGEIRDKETALLAVQAALTGHLVLSTIHTNNAAGVIPRLIDMGVDPYLIAPTLILAIAQRLVSLICPGSGKEVPISGSLKMMMDKGFEDLPAEFKKEVPTSTTVSELCPTPECPKGTRGRVAVFEILQMSAALEQVILHNPTEPELFKVGRKQGMFTLKEDALIKALRQEIPMEEVNKL
- a CDS encoding type II secretion system F family protein — protein: MLFNYQALDNQSQTVKGSIDAISIDVAISSLQHRGFIISSIAPASGGTGLNMQINWFNRIKTKDIVLLSRQLATLFQAQVSALRIFRLISAEAENPTLQSKLLEIADDLQGGNSISKSLSKHPDVFSDFYVNMVRSGEEAGKLDQTFEYLADYLERSYEILSKARGALIYPAFVVVVFISVMVLMLVLVIPNLSATLIESGQEIPVYTKGVIAVSNLFVHYGIILLIVVVGGGVGIWRWGKTKTGALAIDTFKLKVPYLGTLYSKIYLARISDNLNTLLQSAIPIVKTLEITSSVIDNVVYKAILSDTIEGVKAGNSISDSMGRHPEIPGIMIQMMKVGEETGELGSILKTLSRFYAREVSNAVDALVSLIEPAMVVGLGLGVGFLFAAILIPIYNISAAQ
- a CDS encoding prepilin-type N-terminal cleavage/methylation domain-containing protein; protein product: MNYELRKQKDKSRKCFPRFFHNSYFLIPNSPKKGFSLIELMVSIAIFTLLTSIVMVSQQKFGGQILITNLAYDIALGIREAQVYGISVKTTTGGKFDKSYGIHFKDPNYYVLFVDSSPANGKYDGPDSGSACMAGGECLSFFRIEKGNAITRLCADNECTDSGAGNQISGLDLLFTRPEPDPMIHPLDNAGAQMLGAFSTAQVTVASPQGLTRTINILKSGQVSVVN